Proteins co-encoded in one Leptotrichia sp. oral taxon 215 str. W9775 genomic window:
- a CDS encoding phosphomevalonate kinase — protein MIKEKENGETEIKESKTNIVKTGGKLYIAGEYSVLTPNQSAIIKNIDIFMQSGIKFSEKYSIYSDMYDYSVTLEEDDENYSLITETVKTINEYLQLKGVDIQPFNMKITGKMEKNGKKYGIGSSGSVTVLTVKAMSKLYSYDISSEEVFKLSSYVLLKRGDNGSMGDIACISYENLVMYTSFDRNLIKEKMKNSSLAEIMNLEWGYKIEKIHCPEKYEFLVGWTGIPSISGKMIIEVKNSINKEFLEKSEEIVRNLKNGIEQGNKKIISENVEENSKLLKMLHEKIYRRKLLELVESAEGLDICAKSSGAGGGDCGIAISFNRNDTEKLLERWESRGIELLYKSEL, from the coding sequence ATGATTAAAGAAAAGGAAAATGGAGAGACAGAAATAAAGGAATCTAAAACAAATATAGTAAAAACAGGTGGAAAACTTTATATTGCAGGAGAATATTCTGTTCTGACTCCAAATCAAAGTGCAATTATAAAAAATATAGATATATTTATGCAGTCTGGAATCAAGTTTTCAGAAAAATACAGTATTTACTCGGATATGTATGATTATTCGGTTACATTGGAAGAAGATGATGAAAATTATTCACTGATTACAGAAACTGTAAAAACTATAAATGAATATTTACAGTTAAAAGGGGTGGATATACAGCCTTTTAACATGAAAATAACTGGAAAAATGGAGAAAAATGGTAAAAAATATGGGATTGGATCTAGTGGAAGTGTAACAGTGCTTACTGTAAAGGCAATGTCAAAACTTTACAGTTATGATATTTCTTCTGAGGAGGTTTTCAAACTGTCTTCCTACGTATTACTAAAAAGGGGAGATAATGGTTCAATGGGGGATATAGCCTGCATTTCCTATGAAAATCTTGTAATGTACACTTCATTTGACAGAAATTTAATAAAAGAAAAAATGAAAAATAGTTCCCTTGCAGAAATAATGAATTTAGAATGGGGATATAAAATAGAAAAGATACATTGCCCGGAAAAATATGAATTTCTGGTGGGCTGGACTGGAATTCCTTCTATTTCAGGAAAGATGATAATAGAAGTTAAAAACTCAATAAATAAAGAATTTCTTGAAAAGTCTGAAGAAATTGTCAGAAATCTGAAAAATGGAATAGAACAGGGAAATAAAAAAATAATATCAGAAAATGTTGAAGAAAATAGCAAATTACTTAAAATGCTGCATGAAAAAATTTATAGACGGAAACTTCTGGAACTTGTAGAATCTGCAGAAGGGCTGGATATATGTGCTAAAAGCAGTGGAGCAGGCGGAGGAGATTGTGGGATAGCCATATCTTTCAATAGAAATGATACGGAAAAATTATTGGAAAGATGGGAAAGTAGAGGTATAGAGCTACTTTATAAATCAGAGCTGTAA
- a CDS encoding DUF333 domain-containing protein translates to MISIFMLAVSFASMSAAKKSTVRKTSGKKTTVKKVVKKEEEKSPMIGMSNPASVYCVEQGGESILVRSKKGDFGICKLKDGTAVEEWEYYRENNK, encoded by the coding sequence ATGATAAGTATTTTTATGTTGGCAGTGTCCTTTGCAAGTATGTCTGCTGCAAAGAAATCTACTGTTAGAAAAACATCAGGAAAGAAAACAACTGTAAAGAAAGTTGTAAAAAAGGAAGAAGAAAAGTCACCGATGATTGGAATGTCAAATCCAGCATCAGTTTATTGTGTAGAGCAAGGTGGAGAGTCAATTCTTGTAAGAAGTAAAAAGGGAGATTTTGGAATTTGTAAGCTGAAAGATGGAACAGCAGTGGAAGAATGGGAATATTACAGAGAAAATAACAAATAA
- the abc-f gene encoding ribosomal protection-like ABC-F family protein, whose protein sequence is MSLINISNLSFSYDNNYEMIFENVSFQIDTDWKLGFIGRNGKGKTTFLNILMGKYNYRGTVSSNVTFEYFPYEVKNEKLSTMEILREICPDCEEWKFLKEFSLLEIEEDIINHQFFLLSSGEKTKVLLAALFLKENNFLLIDEPTNHLDINARKIVSRYLKGKKSFILVSHDRNLLDSCIDHILSINKTNIEIQKGNFSTWEKNKRQQDELEIYQNRKLKKEIKRLVKSSKRVAVWSDKVEKTKNLGMGDKGYIGHMAAKMMKRAKSIEKRSDRLIEEKSQLLHNIDIDEKLKLSPLIFHSKRLIEFKNVSLFYNNRLICRDINFKINQGEIISLTGKNGSGKSTILKLIIGKNVKYTGNIYCAKNLKISYVSQDTSDLKGNLFEYIEEKQIDKTLFLSILSKMGFNSLQFEKDISDYSEGQKKKILITASLCEKAHLYIWDEPLNFIDIMSRIQIEELILNYRPTLLFVEHDELFNKKVADRFINL, encoded by the coding sequence ATGTCATTAATTAATATATCAAATTTATCTTTTTCCTATGATAATAATTATGAAATGATTTTTGAAAATGTCAGCTTTCAAATAGATACGGATTGGAAATTAGGATTTATAGGAAGAAACGGAAAAGGAAAAACAACTTTTCTGAATATTTTAATGGGGAAATATAATTATAGAGGGACTGTTTCATCAAATGTTACATTTGAATATTTTCCTTATGAAGTAAAAAATGAAAAACTTAGCACTATGGAAATTTTAAGGGAAATTTGCCCTGATTGTGAAGAATGGAAATTTTTGAAAGAATTTTCACTTTTAGAAATAGAGGAAGACATAATTAATCATCAATTTTTTCTTTTATCAAGCGGAGAAAAAACAAAAGTACTATTGGCAGCTTTATTTTTAAAAGAGAATAATTTTTTACTAATAGATGAACCTACAAATCATCTTGATATAAATGCAAGAAAAATTGTGAGCAGATACTTGAAGGGAAAGAAAAGCTTTATTCTCGTTTCACATGACAGAAATCTTTTAGACAGCTGTATTGATCATATACTTTCAATTAATAAAACAAATATTGAAATTCAAAAAGGGAATTTTTCAACATGGGAAAAAAATAAACGGCAACAGGATGAACTGGAAATATATCAGAATAGGAAACTGAAAAAGGAGATAAAACGTCTTGTAAAATCCTCAAAAAGAGTTGCTGTCTGGTCCGATAAGGTAGAAAAAACAAAAAATCTCGGAATGGGAGATAAAGGATATATCGGACATATGGCTGCCAAAATGATGAAAAGAGCAAAATCAATAGAAAAAAGAAGTGATAGATTAATAGAAGAAAAATCCCAATTACTTCACAATATTGACATAGATGAAAAATTGAAGTTAAGTCCCTTAATATTTCACAGCAAAAGATTAATTGAATTTAAAAACGTCTCATTATTTTACAATAACAGATTAATCTGTAGAGATATAAATTTTAAAATTAATCAGGGAGAAATTATTTCTCTGACAGGAAAAAACGGATCCGGAAAATCAACAATTTTGAAATTGATAATAGGAAAAAATGTTAAATACACAGGAAATATTTATTGTGCAAAAAATTTAAAAATTTCTTATGTTTCTCAGGATACTTCCGATTTAAAAGGGAATTTGTTTGAATACATTGAAGAAAAACAGATAGATAAAACATTATTTCTATCAATACTGAGTAAAATGGGTTTTAACAGCTTACAGTTTGAAAAGGATATCTCAGATTACAGTGAAGGTCAGAAAAAGAAAATTTTAATAACAGCAAGTCTCTGTGAAAAGGCACATTTGTATATTTGGGATGAACCTTTGAACTTTATAGATATTATGAGTAGAATACAAATAGAAGAATTGATATTAAATTACAGACCGACATTATTGTTTGTTGAACATGATGAATTATTTAATAAGAAAGTTGCAGATAGATTCATAAATTTATAA
- the mvk gene encoding mevalonate kinase, which yields MGNNLSDKNENKDRKGRGVSHSKIILMGEHSVVYGYPAIAIPLKNIRMDCIVERSTVPFIHNKKDTLSTAIYTALNYLNRKNENIKYKVISDIPPKRGMGSSAAVSIAAIRGVLDYFNTEVDNLTLEKLVNEAEIIAHNTPSGLDAKTCLSDSAIKFIKNKGFKNLEMNLGAYLLIADTGIHGHTRDAIMNIKNMGGRALPMLEKLGKLTEETEKFIEEKDVINIGKNMISAHGELKKLGVSIEKSDVLVKTAIDEGAYGAKMSGGGLGGCIIALMESKEKAEMTGKKLMEKGAVNIWIEAL from the coding sequence ATGGGAAATAATTTATCAGATAAAAATGAAAATAAAGATAGAAAAGGGAGGGGAGTTTCCCACAGTAAAATAATTCTAATGGGGGAACATTCTGTAGTATATGGATATCCTGCAATTGCCATTCCACTAAAAAATATACGGATGGACTGTATTGTGGAAAGGTCAACTGTTCCCTTTATACACAACAAAAAGGATACTTTATCTACGGCAATTTATACAGCATTAAATTATTTAAATAGAAAAAATGAAAATATAAAATATAAAGTAATATCTGATATTCCTCCAAAAAGGGGAATGGGATCTTCTGCAGCAGTGAGTATTGCTGCAATTAGGGGAGTACTTGATTATTTTAATACAGAAGTAGATAACCTGACGTTGGAAAAACTTGTAAATGAAGCTGAAATAATAGCTCATAATACTCCAAGCGGACTCGATGCCAAAACATGTCTCAGCGACAGTGCCATAAAATTCATAAAAAATAAGGGATTTAAAAATCTTGAAATGAATCTGGGGGCATATTTATTGATTGCAGATACTGGAATACATGGGCATACAAGGGATGCAATAATGAATATAAAAAACATGGGGGGCAGAGCTCTACCTATGTTGGAAAAGCTTGGAAAACTGACGGAAGAAACAGAAAAATTTATTGAAGAAAAAGATGTTATTAATATTGGAAAAAATATGATTTCAGCACACGGGGAACTGAAAAAACTCGGTGTAAGTATTGAAAAATCTGATGTTCTTGTAAAAACAGCCATTGATGAGGGGGCGTATGGTGCCAAAATGTCCGGAGGAGGACTTGGAGGCTGTATTATTGCCCTTATGGAAAGTAAAGAGAAAGCTGAAATGACTGGGAAAAAACTGATGGAAAAGGGAGCTGTAAATATATGGATAGAAGCATTGTAA
- the fni gene encoding type 2 isopentenyl-diphosphate Delta-isomerase, with protein MNRKDEHIKYALKYESAGNSFDDMELIQCSIPEYNLDEIDLSVNFAENTFEYPFFINAMTGGSKKGKEINRKLAKVAKECNILFVTGSYSAALKNPDDDSFEVVRKENKGLLLGTNIGADKNYTAGMKAVEDLNPLFLQIHVNLMQELIMPEGSRNFNEWEKNISNFVKNIKVPMILKEVGFGMSPETVKKGMELGIKTFDISGRGGTSFAYIENMRGENRFSYLNEWGQSTVSCLLGLKDYIDKAEIIASGGVRHPLDIIKALVLGAKAVGLSGTMLRLAENNSTEEIIEIVNSWKEECRMIMCALNAKNVKELQNVKYVLYGKTKEFYLK; from the coding sequence ATGAACAGGAAGGATGAGCATATAAAATATGCATTAAAATATGAAAGTGCAGGTAACAGTTTCGATGATATGGAACTGATACAATGCTCCATACCGGAATACAATCTGGATGAAATAGATTTATCTGTCAATTTTGCAGAGAATACATTCGAATATCCTTTTTTTATAAATGCAATGACAGGTGGAAGTAAAAAAGGAAAAGAAATAAACAGGAAACTTGCAAAAGTTGCAAAGGAATGCAATATCCTTTTTGTTACAGGTTCGTATAGTGCAGCCTTGAAAAATCCTGATGACGACTCATTTGAAGTGGTAAGGAAAGAAAATAAGGGACTTCTTCTTGGAACAAATATTGGAGCGGATAAAAACTATACGGCAGGAATGAAGGCTGTGGAAGATTTGAATCCGTTATTTTTACAGATACATGTTAATCTTATGCAGGAACTTATAATGCCTGAAGGAAGTAGAAACTTCAATGAATGGGAGAAAAATATATCAAATTTTGTAAAAAATATAAAAGTTCCAATGATTTTAAAGGAAGTAGGCTTTGGAATGAGTCCTGAAACAGTAAAAAAAGGTATGGAGCTTGGAATAAAAACATTTGATATAAGCGGAAGAGGAGGGACAAGCTTTGCCTATATTGAAAATATGAGGGGGGAAAATAGATTTTCCTACCTTAATGAATGGGGACAGAGTACAGTATCGTGTCTTCTTGGATTAAAAGATTATATCGATAAGGCTGAAATAATAGCAAGTGGAGGGGTAAGACATCCTCTTGACATTATAAAGGCTCTTGTACTGGGAGCAAAGGCAGTAGGGCTTTCAGGAACAATGCTTCGTCTTGCAGAAAATAATTCCACTGAAGAAATAATAGAAATAGTAAACAGCTGGAAGGAAGAATGCAGAATGATAATGTGCGCCTTAAATGCTAAAAATGTAAAGGAACTTCAGAATGTAAAGTATGTTCTGTATGGTAAGACAAAGGAGTTTTATTTAAAATAA
- a CDS encoding phosphatidate cytidylyltransferase yields the protein MLSRLFIILLFVPLLLWIFLKGDILFLLFTVVIIGVSLYEFYKMLKEKGYEVASRIGMGLGLFLPVAIYFQENSRNIFSVFRLAFFKQINYDMGGFIVFALMLLSVRQILKEKIEGAMAEISYTLFGIIYVAYLFSYILLIRYEFPNGNVLVLMTFILIWACDISAYLVGKAIGGKIFKRRLSPKISPNKSIEGAIAGIVGVFIVILFFDQIYLLIANFVCGISFISKNCSLTYLKVGIKGVHALILALGLGVFAELGDLVESKIKRELGIKDSGNILLGHGGFLDRFDSALFVLPVVYYFMKYVVHM from the coding sequence ATGCTGAGTAGACTTTTTATTATTTTACTATTTGTACCTCTGCTTCTCTGGATTTTTTTAAAGGGAGACATACTTTTCCTTCTTTTTACGGTAGTAATAATAGGAGTATCCCTTTACGAATTTTATAAAATGCTCAAGGAGAAGGGATATGAGGTTGCAAGCAGGATAGGAATGGGACTGGGTTTATTTCTGCCTGTGGCAATATATTTTCAGGAAAATTCAAGAAATATATTTTCAGTATTCAGACTTGCGTTTTTCAAACAGATTAACTATGATATGGGTGGATTTATAGTATTTGCACTTATGTTACTTTCAGTGAGGCAGATTCTGAAGGAAAAAATAGAAGGTGCAATGGCGGAAATATCCTATACTTTATTTGGAATAATATATGTGGCATATTTATTTTCATATATATTACTTATAAGATACGAATTTCCAAATGGAAATGTCCTTGTGTTAATGACATTTATACTTATATGGGCATGTGACATTTCTGCATATTTGGTCGGAAAAGCAATAGGTGGAAAAATTTTCAAAAGAAGACTTTCACCAAAAATCAGTCCGAATAAATCAATAGAAGGTGCAATTGCAGGAATAGTAGGAGTATTTATAGTAATATTATTCTTTGACCAGATATACTTACTTATTGCAAATTTTGTATGTGGAATTTCATTTATATCAAAAAATTGCAGCCTGACTTATTTGAAGGTTGGAATTAAAGGAGTTCATGCATTAATTCTGGCATTAGGTCTGGGAGTATTTGCTGAGCTTGGAGATCTTGTAGAGTCAAAAATAAAGAGGGAACTTGGAATAAAAGATTCAGGAAATATCCTTCTTGGGCATGGAGGTTTCTTAGACAGATTTGACAGTGCATTGTTTGTTCTGCCGGTAGTTTACTACTTTATGAAGTATGTTGTGCATATGTAA
- the tyrS gene encoding tyrosine--tRNA ligase: MSFKNEQEIKNEVERQYNILKRGCDEIINEHEFKKKLEKSISTNTPLRVKLGIDPTGSELHLGHAVPLRKLKQFQDLGHEVLFLIGTFTGRIGDPTGKSETRKMLSEEQVKENIKTYLDQVKLILDLDKIKVVYNADWLEKLSLSDALNLLSQFTVSQMISREDFSKRLAENKPVSLIEFMYPILQGYDSVELKADIELGATEQKFNLLRGRDLQKNFGQEQQVCMIMPILVGLDGVEKMSKSLGNYIGVKDTPNDMFGKVMSISDELMENYYTMITDVPAEKIAEIKAQIADGSLHPMEAKKQLGAEVVKIYYGEEAAKEARDWFENVFSKRNLDVDLPEVEVEYKEIGIIDLLVKETKLMNSTSEARRLIEQGGFKINDEAVKDVKATITPESGMIIRAGKKKIVKVK; encoded by the coding sequence ATGAGTTTTAAAAATGAACAGGAAATAAAAAATGAAGTTGAAAGACAATATAATATATTAAAAAGAGGCTGTGACGAAATAATAAATGAACACGAATTTAAGAAAAAACTTGAAAAATCAATTTCTACAAACACACCTTTAAGAGTAAAACTGGGAATTGATCCAACAGGTTCAGAACTGCATTTAGGACATGCCGTTCCTTTAAGAAAACTGAAGCAGTTTCAGGATTTAGGCCATGAGGTGCTATTCCTTATTGGAACTTTCACAGGAAGAATAGGAGATCCTACAGGAAAATCTGAAACTAGAAAAATGTTATCAGAAGAACAGGTAAAGGAAAACATAAAAACATATCTTGATCAGGTAAAATTAATATTAGACCTGGATAAGATAAAAGTTGTATATAATGCTGACTGGCTGGAAAAATTATCATTATCAGATGCATTGAATCTATTATCACAGTTCACTGTATCCCAAATGATTTCAAGAGAGGATTTCTCGAAAAGATTGGCAGAAAATAAGCCGGTTTCACTGATAGAGTTTATGTACCCAATTTTACAGGGATATGATTCTGTTGAATTAAAGGCAGATATTGAATTAGGGGCAACTGAACAGAAATTTAACCTTTTAAGAGGAAGGGATTTACAGAAAAACTTTGGTCAGGAGCAGCAGGTCTGCATGATAATGCCAATCCTTGTTGGACTTGACGGAGTGGAAAAAATGTCTAAATCTCTAGGAAACTACATTGGGGTAAAAGATACTCCAAATGATATGTTTGGTAAAGTAATGTCAATTTCAGATGAACTTATGGAAAACTACTATACAATGATAACTGATGTTCCTGCTGAAAAAATTGCAGAAATTAAAGCTCAGATAGCAGATGGAAGTTTACATCCTATGGAAGCTAAAAAACAGCTGGGAGCAGAAGTTGTAAAAATTTACTATGGTGAAGAAGCGGCTAAAGAAGCTAGAGACTGGTTTGAAAATGTATTCAGTAAGAGAAACCTTGATGTAGATTTGCCTGAAGTTGAAGTTGAATACAAGGAAATAGGAATAATAGACCTTCTTGTAAAGGAAACAAAGCTTATGAACTCCACAAGTGAAGCAAGACGTCTTATTGAGCAGGGTGGATTTAAAATAAATGATGAAGCTGTAAAAGATGTGAAGGCAACTATTACACCTGAAAGTGGAATGATTATAAGGGCAGGAAAAAAGAAAATAGTTAAAGTAAAATAG
- the mvaD gene encoding diphosphomevalonate decarboxylase, whose product MDRSIVKSYANIAIIKYWGKKDPIKMIPATSSISLTLENLFTETEISFITREEAIEKTGQASDLLYINGELQNEEQIKKITKVVNLFRDDRSQLVKIDTTNNMPTEAGLSSSSSGLSAAIKACNKLFDKNLSREELAQISKFASGSSSRSFFGPVGMWDKNTGEVSEVKTDLKLAMIVLVLNEEKKIISSRKGMALCMETSTSFDEWIRQSEIDFENMKKYLSEGDFSKVGELTEENALRMHETTKNANPPFTYLTEKSFDAMEYVKELRKQGEKCYFTMDAGPNVKVLCLEEDFERLKDIFGKKYKIIASKCKVISDNDD is encoded by the coding sequence ATGGATAGAAGCATTGTAAAATCTTATGCCAATATAGCAATTATAAAATACTGGGGGAAGAAGGATCCTATAAAAATGATACCTGCCACAAGCAGTATTTCCCTTACGTTGGAAAATCTGTTTACTGAAACAGAAATCAGTTTTATTACAAGGGAAGAAGCAATTGAGAAAACTGGCCAGGCAAGTGATCTTCTTTACATAAATGGAGAACTGCAAAATGAAGAACAGATAAAGAAAATAACTAAAGTTGTGAATCTTTTCAGAGATGATAGAAGTCAGCTTGTAAAAATAGATACAACAAACAATATGCCTACAGAAGCTGGACTTTCTTCAAGCTCAAGTGGGCTTTCAGCGGCGATAAAAGCATGTAACAAGCTATTTGATAAGAATTTAAGCAGGGAAGAACTTGCACAAATATCGAAGTTTGCTTCAGGATCATCATCGAGAAGTTTTTTTGGACCTGTTGGAATGTGGGATAAAAACACAGGAGAGGTTTCAGAAGTTAAAACTGATTTAAAGCTTGCCATGATTGTACTTGTACTAAATGAAGAAAAGAAGATCATTTCAAGCAGAAAAGGAATGGCTCTATGCATGGAAACTTCAACTTCATTTGATGAGTGGATAAGACAGTCGGAAATAGATTTTGAAAATATGAAAAAGTACTTAAGTGAAGGAGATTTTTCGAAAGTAGGGGAGCTTACAGAAGAAAATGCCCTGAGAATGCACGAAACTACTAAAAATGCAAATCCTCCCTTTACATATTTGACAGAAAAATCCTTTGATGCAATGGAATATGTGAAAGAATTACGTAAACAGGGAGAAAAATGTTACTTTACAATGGATGCAGGGCCCAACGTGAAGGTTCTCTGTCTGGAAGAGGATTTTGAGAGATTAAAGGATATATTTGGGAAAAAATATAAGATAATTGCATCAAAATGTAAGGTAATCAGTGATAACGATGATTAA
- the uppS gene encoding polyprenyl diphosphate synthase, with translation MELKIPKHIAIIMDGNGRWAKNKGKIRLEGHRAGAANLERILEESIKLGVKYLTVYAFSTENWKRPEMEVKGLMELFSGFLSSKKKMMKKQGIKLLVTGSKEGVSDSLLKKIEETEKYLENENNIVFNIAFNYGGRKEITDAINKILTDEKREPGKPVTEEDVAKYMYRPDIPDPELVIRTSGEFRISNFLLWEIAYSEFYITDVYWPDFNEEEYNKAILSFNRRDRRYGGLNAE, from the coding sequence ATGGAATTGAAGATACCGAAGCATATTGCAATAATAATGGACGGAAACGGACGATGGGCAAAGAATAAGGGAAAAATAAGACTTGAAGGACATAGGGCAGGAGCCGCAAACCTTGAAAGAATATTGGAAGAATCAATAAAATTGGGAGTAAAATATTTGACGGTCTATGCTTTTTCAACTGAAAACTGGAAAAGACCTGAAATGGAAGTGAAAGGACTTATGGAACTGTTTTCAGGATTTCTCAGCAGCAAGAAAAAAATGATGAAAAAGCAGGGAATTAAATTGCTGGTGACAGGTTCTAAGGAAGGGGTGTCAGATTCTTTACTGAAAAAAATAGAAGAAACTGAAAAATATCTTGAAAATGAAAACAATATAGTATTTAATATAGCTTTTAATTATGGTGGAAGAAAAGAAATAACAGATGCCATTAATAAAATATTGACAGATGAAAAAAGGGAACCAGGAAAACCTGTTACAGAAGAAGATGTTGCAAAATATATGTACAGACCTGATATACCTGATCCTGAACTTGTTATAAGAACAAGCGGGGAATTTAGAATAAGTAATTTTCTTTTATGGGAAATTGCATATTCAGAATTTTATATAACAGATGTTTACTGGCCTGACTTTAATGAGGAAGAATATAATAAAGCAATTTTATCTTTTAACAGGAGAGATAGAAGATATGGAGGATTAAATGCTGAGTAG
- a CDS encoding glutamate decarboxylase produces the protein MLDGNARLNLATFVSTWMDQNADKLYNEAFDKNAIDKDEYPATARLETNCWHMLADLWNAPDNSRTIGCSTTGSSEACMLGGLALKRRWQEKRKAENKSIAYPNLIMSSAVQVCWEKFCNYFDVEPRYVPISLEHKVLDGYELEKYIDENTIGVVAIMGVTYTGMYEPVEKISKALDEIQEKTGFNIPIHVDAASGGMIAPFLQANLKWDFRLERVASISTSGHKYGLVYPGIGWVVWRDVDVLPKSLIFEVSYLGGKMPTFALNFSRPGAQILLQYWVFLRYGYDGYKAVQKATISVAEYLAKEVEKMSDVFELWNHPTDIPVFAWMLKDSASRKWNLYDLSDRLRMKGWQVPAYPMPVNLTEITVQRLVIRNGMSIDLADRLLDDIKSQIKYLESLDTALPKNNQAGFHH, from the coding sequence ATGTTAGATGGCAATGCCAGATTAAATCTTGCTACATTTGTTTCAACTTGGATGGATCAAAATGCAGATAAATTATATAATGAAGCCTTTGATAAAAATGCTATAGATAAAGATGAATACCCTGCAACAGCAAGACTTGAAACAAATTGTTGGCACATGTTAGCAGATCTTTGGAATGCACCAGATAATAGCAGAACAATAGGTTGTTCTACAACAGGTTCATCAGAAGCTTGTATGTTAGGAGGTTTAGCATTAAAAAGAAGATGGCAAGAAAAACGAAAAGCTGAGAATAAATCTATTGCTTATCCAAATCTTATTATGAGCTCTGCTGTACAAGTTTGTTGGGAAAAGTTTTGTAATTATTTTGATGTTGAACCTAGATATGTACCTATAAGCTTAGAACATAAGGTTCTTGATGGTTATGAATTAGAAAAGTATATAGATGAAAATACAATAGGTGTTGTAGCCATTATGGGAGTAACATACACAGGTATGTATGAACCTGTTGAAAAAATTTCAAAAGCTCTTGATGAAATTCAAGAAAAAACAGGTTTTAATATTCCTATACATGTAGATGCAGCTTCAGGTGGAATGATTGCACCATTTTTACAAGCTAATTTAAAATGGGATTTTAGATTAGAAAGAGTAGCTTCAATAAGTACATCAGGTCATAAATATGGTTTAGTATATCCAGGAATTGGTTGGGTTGTTTGGAGAGATGTAGATGTTCTTCCAAAAAGTTTAATTTTTGAAGTGAGCTATTTAGGAGGGAAAATGCCAACTTTTGCACTAAATTTTTCTCGTCCAGGTGCACAAATACTGTTACAATATTGGGTATTTTTGCGTTATGGTTATGATGGGTATAAAGCTGTACAAAAAGCAACAATATCTGTAGCTGAATATCTAGCAAAAGAAGTTGAAAAAATGAGTGATGTTTTTGAGCTTTGGAATCATCCAACTGATATTCCAGTTTTTGCCTGGATGTTAAAAGATTCAGCTAGTAGAAAATGGAATCTATATGACTTATCAGATCGTTTACGTATGAAAGGATGGCAAGTACCAGCATATCCTATGCCTGTTAATTTGACTGAAATTACAGTACAAAGATTAGTTATTCGTAATGGAATGAGTATAGATTTAGCAGATAGACTTTTGGATGATATAAAATCACAAATAAAATATTTAGAAAGTCTTGATACAGCTCTTCCTAAAAATAATCAAGCTGGATTCCATCATTAA